A part of Lacibacter sp. H407 genomic DNA contains:
- a CDS encoding RagB/SusD family nutrient uptake outer membrane protein → MKIMSVTTNKLISIGKKLVLATALVLFMGACNKQLDIQSSRQADELGHWDSYEDARSGLIGLYGLLRAAVADNNAHWMWGELRNGDFQSVSRPDLKAVIEGNLNASFPTIEAVTNWRRFYAVINASNLFIERVAGCKADQRYTESYYKLDVAQARAIRAFTYFYIARIWGDVPLIINTKEGSFDELPRTSQSTVLSFAEQELIQVAPNLPFLYSGIDPAQIFPNNYYGYNSSQWLNAPITRLAAYAMLSHIAAWQGRYIDVAVYTEFVVNNATKSNLSLVTTANLVSTLFNSGVSNNYNQLIGFSFNRNMGETTSEGHLEQLTLATTTLYPMSKQLPEIYVSKDSIAAAFPRSNGGTDQRFGVDPASVQQTIYTNYFENYSAAVPVFKKIRVVDGNVGNAGQFAVFNSSIVFTRLEEIKLLRAEALAVLGQTDASYQELNGIRSIRGLASISPAPSRDLLTEVFAERRRELMGEGWRWYDLVRFNRLKRTNPAFNELIDRGGIYWPIAQEVLNRNSKITQNSYWQ, encoded by the coding sequence ATGAAGATTATGTCAGTAACAACAAACAAGCTGATAAGCATTGGAAAGAAACTGGTGCTTGCAACAGCGTTGGTGCTTTTCATGGGAGCTTGTAACAAGCAATTGGATATTCAATCATCACGCCAGGCAGATGAGTTGGGCCATTGGGATTCGTACGAAGATGCACGAAGCGGACTCATTGGATTATATGGATTGCTGCGTGCAGCAGTTGCGGATAACAATGCACATTGGATGTGGGGCGAATTAAGGAACGGCGATTTTCAGTCAGTTTCACGTCCCGATCTGAAAGCAGTGATTGAAGGAAACCTCAATGCATCGTTTCCAACAATTGAAGCGGTTACAAACTGGCGTCGTTTTTATGCAGTGATCAATGCAAGTAATCTGTTTATTGAACGTGTGGCAGGTTGCAAAGCCGATCAACGTTATACTGAATCGTATTATAAACTTGATGTTGCACAGGCAAGGGCCATTCGTGCATTCACATATTTCTACATTGCAAGGATCTGGGGCGATGTTCCGCTTATCATTAATACAAAAGAAGGAAGCTTTGATGAACTGCCACGCACCAGTCAATCAACAGTACTTTCATTTGCTGAGCAGGAATTGATCCAGGTAGCGCCTAATCTTCCGTTCCTGTATTCAGGTATTGATCCGGCACAGATATTTCCAAATAATTATTACGGTTATAATTCTTCTCAATGGTTAAATGCGCCAATTACAAGATTGGCTGCTTATGCAATGCTTTCACATATTGCTGCATGGCAGGGCCGTTACATTGATGTGGCTGTTTATACTGAGTTTGTGGTAAACAATGCAACAAAAAGCAACCTGTCGCTGGTAACAACTGCAAATCTTGTTTCAACATTATTTAACAGTGGTGTAAGTAATAACTATAACCAGCTGATTGGTTTCAGCTTTAACCGCAACATGGGCGAAACAACTTCCGAAGGTCATTTAGAGCAACTCACATTGGCAACTACAACACTTTATCCAATGTCGAAGCAGTTGCCTGAAATATATGTTTCAAAAGATTCTATTGCTGCAGCATTTCCAAGAAGCAATGGTGGTACCGATCAGCGTTTTGGTGTTGATCCGGCATCTGTGCAGCAAACAATTTATACCAATTACTTTGAAAACTATAGTGCAGCAGTTCCTGTGTTCAAAAAGATAAGAGTGGTGGATGGCAACGTGGGTAACGCAGGACAGTTTGCAGTATTCAATTCATCGATTGTTTTTACACGCCTCGAAGAAATAAAATTATTGCGTGCGGAAGCATTGGCTGTATTAGGACAAACAGATGCTTCGTACCAGGAATTAAATGGCATCAGAAGTATCAGAGGGCTGGCTTCTATTTCTCCGGCACCATCAAGAGATCTGTTAACTGAAGTGTTTGCAGAGAGGAGAAGAGAATTAATGGGCGAAGGATGGAGATGGTATGACCTGGTGAGGTTTAACCGGTTGAAACGTACAAACCCTGCTTTTAATGAGTTGATCGACAGAGGCGGTATTTACTGGCCAATAGCACAGGAAGTGTTGAACAGAAATTCGAAGATCACACAAAACAGTTACTGGCAATAA